From the genome of Fundulus heteroclitus isolate FHET01 chromosome 9, MU-UCD_Fhet_4.1, whole genome shotgun sequence, one region includes:
- the c9h19orf25 gene encoding UPF0449 protein C19orf25 homolog → MNIGSKNKKRVVLPSRPELPTVGQILEDINKAAPDDPVFSILEKTEQESTRPADSEAALRFQQCRRYLELNGGLEEAQGRLQKQRQELQAAGEQLDRTVEEVKGQVL, encoded by the exons ATGAATATTGGCTCTAAAAATAAGAAACGGGTGGTCCTGCCCAGCCGACCCGAGCTCCCCACTGTGGGTCAGATCCTGGAGGACATCAACAAAGCTGCTCCTGATGATCCGGTTTTCAGCATCCTGGAGAAAACTGAACAAG AGTCGACCCGGCCTGCCGACAGCGAGGCGGCGCTCCGGTTCCAGCAGTGTCGTCGGTATTTGGAGCTGAACGGTGGACTGGAGGAGGCTCAGGGTCGGTTGCAGAAACAGAGGCAGGAGCTGCAGGCGGCGGGGGAACAGCTGGACAGAACGGTGGAAGAGGTCAAAGGTCAAGTCCTCTGA